CGATACAAAGCTTAAAATCCCCCATATTCCCAATGCTCCCTGCCATTTTAGACCTGCGTTCACGGCTAGAGGAACACTGATTCCCGATGCGATTGCTCCACATAAATTCATTGAAATGGAGTAAACACCTGTCATGGAGCCAATTTTATCTGGGAAGTCCCTTTTGATTATACTTGGCAATAATACATTACATACGGCAATTGCGAATCCAAGAACTGCTGTCCCAATAAACAGATTAACTGCGCCAGATAATGAACGTATTACAATACCTGCAGTCAGAAAGATTAGGGCAATCAAAATGATACGCTCTACCCCATATCTTCGTCCTAATTTTGGTACAAGAGACGATAATAAAGCAAAGGCGAGCAAGGGTACCGTTGTGATCAGGCCTGCTAATGTATTTGAAATATGAACGTCATCCCTTATAAGACTCACTAAAGGACCGACTGAGGTTAAGGGAGTACGTAAATTAGCTGCAATAACAATAATGCCGAGAATGATCAGCCCTATAGAGGATTGCACGAATTTTTTATTATGTTTTTTCGGCATTCTTCTTTTCTCCTTCCAGAATTCATACTAATGATTTGTTTCTATATGAGAATAACATCCGCGCGAACAATAAAAGTATATTATAATATATTAAATTTAACAATAAATATTTTAAAATATACTAAGTATCGTCTAAACAATAAAAATACAACTCTGAATTCCCGCCATGGATTCGGAGTTGTATTTATTAAGTGGATTTTTCGACTGTTAGAAACCATATTTTAAGGATATATGGAGCACTGTTTCGCTATTCGTACGATTGGTATAAGAGTGAGGACAATCTGCACGAAAACTGATCGTATCATATTGATTCAATGTATAAATCTCTTCATTGACTTGAATTTCAATGGAGCCAGTCATTACTGTCGCGATTTCAGTTGTATTCACATGATGACCTTCGGGGTGATACGAACTATTTGGCTGTAGGTATGCCCGACACATTTCAATATCGTTGCTTTTAAAGACTGGTTCAATGACCCAATTTTTTTCATCATTAGAAAACCGTAATCCTTCGCTTGCTCGATACAAACTAACA
This Paenibacillus sp. JZ16 DNA region includes the following protein-coding sequences:
- a CDS encoding helix-turn-helix domain-containing protein, whose translation is MDEVDESKQMVLQIGGALKKYRKEKNMTLDDLAELTGVSKLTLGNIERGETNPTLAIIWKISKGISLPLLALFRSDNPVSLYRASEGLRFSNDEKNWVIEPVFKSNDIEMCRAYLQPNSSYHPEGHHVNTTEIATVMTGSIEIQVNEEIYTLNQYDTISFRADCPHSYTNRTNSETVLHISLKYGF